The Staphylococcus carnosus genome has a segment encoding these proteins:
- the hemL gene encoding glutamate-1-semialdehyde 2,1-aminomutase — MGYEKSIEAYKKAEQLMPGGVNSPVRAFKSVDMPAIFMDHGKGSKIYDIDGNEYIDYVLSWGPLILGHENPQVIENLHKAVDKGTSFGASTLEEIKLAELVIDRVPSIEKVRMVSSGTEATQDTIRLARGYTGRDKIVKFEGCYHGHSDSLLIKAGSGVATLGLPDSPGVPEGTAKSTITVPYNDLDAIRKAFELYGDDIAGVIVEPVAGNMGVVPPVEGFLQGLRDITNEYGSLLIFDEVMTGFRVGYNCAQGYFDVIPDLTCLGKVIGGGLPVGAFGGKKEIMDEIAPVGTIYQAGTLSGNPLAMTSGYETLSQLTPESYEYFNELGDMLEDGLKKVAAKHNVPMTVNRAGSMIGYFLNDGPVTNFEQANKSDLKLFSEMYREMAKEGVFLPPSQFEGTFLSTAHTKEDIERTIEAFDKTFERITNK, encoded by the coding sequence ATGGGTTACGAAAAATCTATTGAAGCCTATAAAAAAGCAGAACAACTTATGCCGGGTGGTGTAAACAGCCCCGTTCGTGCATTTAAATCTGTAGATATGCCAGCTATTTTTATGGATCATGGTAAAGGTTCAAAAATTTACGATATCGATGGCAATGAATATATTGATTACGTACTAAGCTGGGGTCCTTTAATTCTAGGACACGAAAATCCGCAAGTAATTGAAAACTTGCATAAAGCAGTTGATAAAGGAACAAGTTTTGGTGCTTCAACACTTGAAGAAATCAAACTTGCTGAATTAGTGATAGATCGCGTTCCTTCTATTGAAAAAGTCAGAATGGTATCTTCTGGTACAGAAGCTACACAAGATACAATTCGTTTGGCTCGTGGTTATACTGGAAGAGACAAAATTGTAAAATTTGAAGGTTGCTACCATGGTCACAGTGATTCATTATTAATCAAAGCTGGTTCTGGTGTCGCAACTTTAGGTTTACCTGATTCTCCAGGAGTACCTGAAGGCACTGCCAAAAGTACAATAACTGTTCCTTACAATGATTTAGATGCTATTCGTAAAGCTTTTGAATTGTATGGTGACGATATTGCAGGAGTTATCGTTGAGCCTGTTGCAGGAAACATGGGTGTTGTACCGCCAGTTGAAGGTTTCTTACAAGGCTTACGCGATATTACGAATGAATATGGTTCTTTACTAATCTTTGATGAAGTTATGACTGGTTTCAGAGTAGGTTATAACTGTGCACAAGGTTATTTTGACGTCATTCCAGATTTAACTTGCTTAGGTAAAGTTATTGGAGGCGGCTTACCTGTAGGTGCATTCGGTGGTAAAAAAGAAATCATGGATGAAATTGCTCCTGTTGGTACAATTTATCAAGCAGGTACATTATCAGGAAACCCATTAGCAATGACAAGTGGTTATGAAACATTAAGTCAGCTTACACCTGAAAGTTATGAATACTTCAATGAATTAGGAGATATGTTAGAAGATGGCTTGAAAAAAGTAGCTGCTAAGCATAATGTTCCGATGACTGTAAATAGAGCAGGTTCTATGATCGGTTATTTCTTAAATGATGGACCTGTGACTAACTTTGAACAAGCGAATAAAAGTGATTTGAAATTATTCTCTGAAATGTATCGTGAAATGGCTAAAGAAGGTGTCTTCTTACCACCATCTCAATTTGAAGGTACTTTCTTATCAACCGCACATACAAAAGAAGATATTGAACGTACAATCGAAGCGTTTGATAAAACATTTGAAAGAATAACTAATAAATAA
- a CDS encoding AbrB family transcriptional regulator, whose protein sequence is MNKKWLNNMIVLLLAVVISLIFSALHIMLPFMFGPIIASIICIRVFKMDIQWPFWISQLGLILLGVQIGSTFTKTVVNDIAQNWFSIILVTVLLLVLAILIAYFFKKIAHVNTETALLSVIPGALSQMLIMAEEDKRANILVVSLTQTSRIIFVVILIPMLSYFMSSGSSAGGAAKAVKLKPLSEALSIWQIVFLIVAVAVVYILMDKINFPTKQLLAPIVVLIAWNMITNATFTLDNYLIAGAQVAYMIRIGIQISKLLSDLKGRVAVAIAFQNIMLILCAFVMVYFVHLFNHMSLNDLFLGAAPGGMSQIVLVALETHADVAIISSFHIFRIFFILFLIAPAIKYFLNYTERSTKK, encoded by the coding sequence GTGAATAAAAAATGGCTTAATAATATGATTGTTTTATTATTAGCAGTAGTTATTAGTTTAATTTTTTCAGCTTTGCATATCATGCTGCCATTTATGTTTGGTCCGATCATTGCCAGTATTATATGTATCAGAGTATTTAAAATGGATATACAATGGCCATTTTGGATCAGCCAACTTGGATTGATTTTACTTGGGGTGCAAATCGGTTCAACGTTTACCAAAACAGTAGTCAATGATATCGCACAGAATTGGTTTTCTATTATTTTAGTTACAGTATTATTGCTGGTATTAGCAATTTTGATTGCTTATTTCTTTAAAAAAATTGCACATGTTAATACTGAAACTGCGTTATTAAGTGTAATTCCTGGTGCTTTAAGTCAAATGTTGATTATGGCTGAAGAAGATAAACGTGCAAATATTTTAGTTGTAAGTCTCACTCAGACCTCACGTATTATATTTGTTGTGATTTTAATTCCAATGCTTTCATATTTTATGTCCAGTGGAAGTTCAGCAGGCGGTGCAGCAAAAGCAGTGAAATTGAAACCGCTCAGCGAAGCACTTTCAATTTGGCAAATTGTCTTCTTAATTGTAGCTGTAGCAGTTGTTTATATTTTGATGGATAAAATTAATTTCCCAACTAAGCAATTATTAGCACCAATTGTAGTTTTAATTGCATGGAATATGATTACAAATGCGACATTTACTTTAGACAATTATCTTATTGCAGGTGCACAAGTTGCATATATGATTCGAATCGGAATTCAAATTTCTAAATTATTAAGTGATTTGAAAGGTAGAGTTGCTGTGGCAATTGCCTTTCAAAATATCATGTTGATTTTATGTGCGTTCGTTATGGTATATTTTGTTCATTTATTTAACCACATGTCATTAAATGATTTATTCTTAGGTGCTGCACCTGGAGGAATGAGTCAAATTGTACTCGTTGCATTAGAAACTCATGCTGATGTAGCGATTATATCTAGTTTCCACATCTTTAGAATATTCTTCATCTTATTCCTTATTGCACCAGCTATAAAGTATTTCTTGAACTACACAGAACGGTCAACCAAAAAATAA
- the pcp gene encoding pyroglutamyl-peptidase I produces the protein MKILITAFDPFGGEKKNPALEAIKLLPEQIKNHQITKLEIPTVFHKSSDKIADKLKAEHFDAVIAIGQAGGRYNLTPERVGINIDDARIPDNENNQPIDIPIQQDGAPAYFSNLPVKKMTQAIKDAGIPAALSNTAGTFVCNHILYQLGYLQATRYPDIKFGFIHVPFIPEQVVDKPDKPSMALSSIVTGLEAAIGAISEDNQDIKEALGEIQ, from the coding sequence ATGAAAATTTTAATTACAGCTTTTGATCCGTTTGGCGGAGAAAAGAAGAACCCTGCATTAGAGGCTATAAAGTTATTGCCAGAACAAATCAAAAATCATCAAATTACAAAATTAGAGATCCCTACTGTCTTTCATAAATCTTCAGATAAAATAGCTGACAAATTAAAAGCAGAACACTTTGATGCGGTTATTGCAATCGGACAAGCTGGCGGTCGTTATAATCTAACACCTGAACGTGTCGGTATTAATATCGATGATGCACGTATTCCTGATAATGAAAACAATCAGCCGATTGATATACCGATTCAACAAGATGGCGCACCTGCATATTTTTCTAACTTACCAGTCAAAAAAATGACGCAAGCAATTAAAGATGCTGGTATTCCAGCTGCTTTATCAAATACTGCTGGTACTTTCGTATGTAATCATATTCTTTATCAACTCGGATATTTGCAAGCGACACGATATCCTGATATTAAATTTGGATTTATTCATGTTCCATTTATTCCAGAACAAGTTGTTGATAAACCTGATAAACCTTCTATGGCCTTAAGCAGTATTGTAACAGGGTTAGAAGCTGCAATTGGTGCCATTTCTGAAGATAATCAAGATATTAAAGAAGCACTAGGTGAAATTCAATAA
- a CDS encoding DNA-3-methyladenine glycosylase I, which translates to MTDCAFGTTDPVYIEYHDKEWGQPLHDSRKLFELMALESQHAGLSWLTILKKRPAYREAFYNFDPEKIASMTNADIDKVMEFPGIVHYRKKLEAIVSQAKGYLEIEKKHGSFSKFLWSYVNDQPIDLKYKTPADRITVDERAKQMSKDLKKYGFKFMGPVTMFSFLEAAGLYDAHLEDCPFKPSKH; encoded by the coding sequence ATGACAGATTGTGCTTTTGGAACAACTGATCCAGTATATATAGAATATCATGATAAAGAATGGGGACAACCGCTTCATGACAGCAGAAAACTTTTTGAATTAATGGCTTTAGAATCCCAACATGCAGGGCTTTCTTGGCTTACTATTTTGAAAAAGCGCCCTGCTTACCGTGAAGCTTTTTACAATTTTGACCCTGAAAAAATCGCCTCTATGACAAATGCAGATATCGATAAGGTTATGGAGTTTCCAGGAATCGTTCATTATCGCAAAAAATTAGAAGCCATTGTGAGTCAAGCTAAAGGTTATTTAGAAATTGAAAAGAAACATGGCAGTTTCAGTAAATTTTTATGGTCATATGTTAATGATCAGCCGATTGACCTAAAATATAAAACACCAGCTGATCGCATTACTGTAGATGAACGCGCTAAACAGATGTCTAAGGATTTAAAAAAATATGGTTTTAAATTTATGGGACCTGTGACCATGTTCTCATTTCTAGAAGCGGCTGGTTTATATGATGCACACTTAGAAGATTGCCCTTTTAAGCCTTCAAAACATTAA
- a CDS encoding valine--tRNA ligase, producing the protein MEMKPKYNPTEVEAGRYQEWVEKGYFRPSGDKSKETYTIVIPPPNVTGKLHLGHAWDTTLQDILTRMKRMQGYDTLYLPGMDHAGIATQAKVEAKLNEQGISRHDIGREKFLEEVWSWKDEYASFIRQQWAKLGLGLDYDRERFTLDEGLSKAVRKVFVDMYNKGLIYRGERIINWDPEARTALSDIEVVHEDVEGKFYHFKYPYADGEGYIEIATTRPETMLGDTAIVVNPDDERYKDVIGKKVILPIVNRELPILADEYVDVEFGSGAMKVTPAHDPNDFEIGQRHNLESIIVMDEEGKMNDKAGKYEGMDRFECRAQLVEDLKEQDLVIKIEDHVHAVGHSERTGAVVEPYLSTQWFVNMEPLAKQALDNQKTDNRINFVPERFEHTFNQWMENIRDWTISRQLWWGHQIPAWYHKETGEIYVGETEPEDAENWVQDEDVLDTWFSSGLWPFSTLGWPDVESEDYQRYYPTNALVTGYDIIFFWVARMIFQGLEFTGERPFDDVLLHGLVRAEDGRKMSKSLGNGVDPMDVINEYGADSLRYFLATGSSPGHDLRYSTEKVESVWNFINKIWNAARFSIMNIGEEFKFEDIDLSKNLSLADKWILTRLNETIKTVTDLSDRYEFGEVGRALYNFIWDEFCDWYIEMSKIPMNGEDEAQKQVTRSVLSYVLERPMRMLHPYMPFVTEEIWQNLPHVGETIVTSAWPEVEEAYMFEESKQAMQYVVEIIKAVRQARSEVNTPLSKAIPIYIKTKDAEIKQMLDENQHYLERFGHPSELVISTDIETPDKAMTSVVGAGEVILPLEGLIDMDKEIARLEKEIDKWQSELDRVDKKLSNENFVNKAPEKIINEEKAKKHDYQEKFDSVKARIEQLKA; encoded by the coding sequence ATGGAAATGAAACCAAAATATAATCCGACTGAAGTAGAAGCCGGACGTTATCAAGAATGGGTTGAAAAAGGTTATTTCAGACCAAGTGGTGACAAATCAAAAGAAACATATACAATTGTTATTCCGCCTCCGAATGTAACGGGTAAATTGCATTTAGGACACGCATGGGATACAACTTTACAAGATATTCTTACTAGAATGAAACGTATGCAAGGCTACGATACATTATATTTACCAGGTATGGACCATGCGGGTATTGCTACTCAAGCTAAAGTAGAAGCAAAATTAAATGAACAAGGTATTTCTAGACATGATATCGGCCGTGAAAAATTCCTTGAAGAAGTATGGAGTTGGAAAGATGAATATGCATCTTTCATTCGTCAGCAATGGGCGAAACTAGGTTTAGGATTAGATTATGACAGAGAACGTTTTACATTAGATGAAGGTTTAAGTAAAGCGGTTAGAAAAGTATTTGTTGATATGTATAATAAAGGACTAATTTACCGCGGTGAGCGCATTATCAACTGGGATCCTGAAGCACGTACTGCATTATCAGATATTGAAGTTGTGCATGAAGATGTAGAAGGTAAATTTTATCATTTCAAATATCCATACGCGGATGGAGAAGGATATATTGAAATAGCAACTACACGTCCAGAAACGATGTTAGGTGATACAGCTATTGTCGTTAATCCTGATGACGAACGATATAAAGATGTAATCGGCAAAAAAGTAATCCTACCGATTGTAAATCGCGAACTACCAATCCTTGCAGATGAATATGTAGATGTTGAATTTGGTAGTGGTGCGATGAAAGTAACACCTGCTCATGACCCTAATGACTTTGAAATTGGTCAAAGACACAATTTGGAATCAATTATTGTAATGGATGAAGAAGGTAAAATGAACGATAAAGCAGGCAAATATGAAGGTATGGACCGCTTTGAATGTCGTGCTCAATTAGTAGAAGATTTAAAAGAACAAGATTTAGTGATTAAAATTGAAGACCATGTTCATGCAGTGGGCCACTCTGAGAGAACAGGCGCAGTTGTTGAACCATATTTATCTACACAATGGTTTGTAAATATGGAACCTTTAGCAAAACAAGCACTAGATAATCAAAAAACGGATAACCGTATTAATTTTGTACCAGAACGTTTCGAACATACATTTAATCAATGGATGGAAAACATCAGAGATTGGACTATTTCTCGTCAATTATGGTGGGGTCATCAAATACCGGCTTGGTATCATAAAGAAACTGGAGAAATCTATGTAGGTGAAACTGAACCAGAAGATGCAGAGAATTGGGTACAAGATGAAGATGTTTTAGATACTTGGTTCTCAAGCGGATTATGGCCATTCTCAACTTTAGGTTGGCCTGACGTTGAATCTGAAGATTATCAACGCTATTATCCTACAAATGCACTTGTAACAGGTTATGATATTATTTTCTTCTGGGTAGCTCGTATGATCTTCCAAGGTCTTGAATTTACAGGAGAACGTCCATTTGATGATGTTTTATTACATGGCTTAGTTCGTGCTGAAGATGGTCGCAAAATGAGTAAATCATTAGGCAACGGTGTAGATCCTATGGATGTTATCAATGAATATGGTGCAGACAGTTTACGCTATTTCTTAGCTACAGGCTCATCACCAGGTCATGATTTACGTTATTCAACAGAAAAAGTAGAATCTGTTTGGAACTTTATCAATAAAATTTGGAATGCTGCACGTTTCAGTATTATGAATATCGGCGAAGAATTTAAATTTGAAGATATTGATTTAAGTAAAAATCTTTCATTAGCTGATAAATGGATTTTGACACGTTTAAATGAAACGATTAAGACGGTTACTGATTTAAGCGATCGCTATGAATTTGGTGAAGTCGGCCGTGCTTTATATAACTTTATTTGGGATGAATTCTGTGATTGGTATATTGAAATGAGTAAAATACCGATGAATGGTGAAGATGAAGCGCAAAAACAAGTGACACGTTCAGTTTTAAGTTATGTTTTAGAACGTCCAATGCGCATGCTGCATCCATATATGCCATTTGTTACTGAAGAAATTTGGCAAAACTTGCCGCATGTCGGTGAAACAATTGTGACTAGTGCTTGGCCTGAAGTTGAAGAAGCTTATATGTTCGAAGAAAGTAAACAAGCAATGCAATATGTGGTTGAAATCATCAAAGCTGTGAGACAAGCACGTTCAGAAGTTAACACACCACTTTCTAAAGCAATTCCGATTTATATTAAAACGAAAGATGCTGAAATCAAACAAATGCTAGATGAAAATCAGCATTATCTTGAAAGATTCGGACATCCAAGTGAACTTGTAATTTCTACTGATATTGAAACACCTGATAAAGCTATGACTTCAGTTGTCGGTGCGGGTGAAGTTATCTTACCATTAGAAGGTCTAATTGATATGGATAAAGAAATTGCACGTTTAGAAAAAGAAATTGATAAATGGCAAAGTGAGTTAGATCGTGTAGATAAAAAATTATCTAATGAAAACTTTGTTAATAAAGCTCCAGAAAAAATCATCAATGAAGAAAAAGCTAAAAAGCATGATTATCAAGAAAAATTCGATAGCGTTAAAGCTAGAATTGAACAATTAAAAGCATAG
- a CDS encoding bifunctional folylpolyglutamate synthase/dihydrofolate synthase: MNYLDSLYWIHERNKFGIKPGTKRMEWMLQRLGNPENHINGIHVGGTNGKGSTVAYLRSALVENGYDVGTFTSPYIETFNERISLNGEPVSNDVIVELVSRVKPVSEALEAETEYGTATEFEIITTMMFLYFGEIRPVDFVVIEAGLGIKNDSTNVFAPIMSIITSIGLDHTDLLGSSYLDIAKDKGDIIKNHVPFVYAVKNEEALKYLREYAEKQDAPAYELDRDISIVSEEDEFIYRFKGYELENIALNMLGEHQKENAALAITALIILFEQGQIELDFNKMINAIEKVSWTGRIEKVKEEPLMIIDGAHNNESVDALIDTMKKYYDKENVDILFSAVSGKPISHMLEELKTISDHIYVTDFDFHRAKPKEEIAAEAETFEPILVDNYVDFIENYQGDALIITGSLYFISEVKAKVNFNS, translated from the coding sequence ATGAATTACCTAGACAGCTTATATTGGATCCATGAAAGGAATAAGTTTGGTATTAAACCAGGCACTAAGCGTATGGAATGGATGTTGCAACGTTTAGGCAATCCTGAAAACCATATAAATGGTATCCATGTAGGGGGAACAAACGGCAAAGGTTCTACTGTTGCTTATTTACGTTCAGCCTTAGTCGAAAATGGTTATGATGTCGGTACATTTACTTCACCATATATTGAAACCTTTAATGAACGTATTAGTTTGAATGGGGAACCTGTCAGTAATGACGTGATTGTGGAGTTGGTATCACGTGTTAAACCAGTGAGTGAAGCTTTAGAAGCAGAGACTGAGTATGGTACTGCTACTGAATTTGAAATTATCACTACAATGATGTTTTTATATTTTGGAGAAATTCGTCCAGTCGATTTTGTGGTGATAGAAGCGGGATTAGGTATTAAAAATGATTCCACTAATGTATTTGCACCAATCATGTCTATTATCACAAGCATTGGTTTAGATCATACTGATTTACTGGGTTCTAGTTATTTGGATATCGCAAAAGATAAAGGCGATATTATTAAAAATCATGTACCTTTTGTATATGCAGTCAAAAATGAAGAAGCTTTAAAGTATTTACGAGAATATGCCGAGAAGCAAGATGCGCCTGCATATGAATTAGATAGAGATATTTCAATAGTTTCTGAAGAAGATGAATTTATTTATCGCTTTAAAGGTTATGAACTTGAAAATATCGCTTTAAATATGTTGGGAGAGCATCAAAAGGAAAACGCTGCTCTTGCAATTACTGCACTTATTATTTTATTTGAACAAGGTCAAATTGAACTCGATTTCAATAAAATGATTAATGCGATTGAAAAGGTAAGCTGGACTGGAAGAATTGAAAAAGTAAAAGAAGAACCATTAATGATTATTGATGGAGCTCATAATAATGAAAGTGTTGATGCACTGATTGACACAATGAAAAAATATTATGACAAAGAAAACGTAGATATTTTATTCTCTGCAGTAAGCGGCAAACCGATTTCACATATGCTAGAAGAATTGAAAACAATTTCTGATCATATTTATGTGACTGACTTTGATTTCCATAGAGCCAAACCGAAAGAAGAAATTGCAGCAGAGGCTGAAACATTTGAACCTATTCTTGTTGATAATTATGTTGATTTTATCGAAAATTATCAAGGTGATGCTTTAATTATTACAGGTAGTTTGTATTTTATCAGTGAAGTTAAAGCAAAAGTGAATTTTAATTCTTAA
- a CDS encoding prepilin peptidase translates to MILESFLLQFCHINRLDFTYLKRRSRCEKCNHTLQFLDLIPIISFIFLKGKCRYCNENIPFIHFAGELVAWLPVILLYNHLLGMNSNLFLAFYLLLLTAALYDIQTFSIPLHFLLIMYIVIIVLSEHIFINQIGLIILLHLLFFFSKSSIGYGDIAVFSLFVLVTPYQFFFLLFCITFIVAGVFSLFIMYIWRKKIFKIPLVPYIFLSFLFVSVFYPFLVRYFYL, encoded by the coding sequence GTGATTTTAGAAAGTTTTCTTTTACAATTTTGTCATATAAATAGGCTGGACTTTACTTATTTGAAAAGACGTTCAAGATGTGAAAAATGTAATCATACTTTACAGTTCTTGGATTTAATTCCGATAATCAGTTTTATTTTTTTAAAAGGAAAATGTCGCTATTGTAATGAGAATATTCCTTTTATCCACTTTGCAGGAGAGTTGGTCGCCTGGCTTCCTGTCATATTACTTTACAATCATCTTCTTGGTATGAATTCTAATCTTTTTTTAGCTTTCTATCTTCTGTTATTAACCGCGGCACTATATGATATTCAAACGTTTTCTATCCCGCTACACTTTCTTCTTATTATGTATATCGTAATAATTGTATTATCAGAACATATTTTCATTAATCAAATTGGTTTAATAATCCTCTTACATTTACTTTTCTTTTTCTCAAAATCCAGTATAGGATATGGTGATATTGCGGTATTTTCACTTTTTGTTCTGGTAACACCTTATCAATTTTTCTTCTTGTTATTTTGTATTACTTTCATAGTTGCAGGCGTATTTTCGCTTTTTATTATGTATATATGGAGAAAGAAAATCTTCAAAATTCCACTTGTTCCGTATATTTTTTTATCTTTTTTATTTGTTTCTGTTTTTTATCCCTTTTTAGTTAGATATTTTTATTTGTAG